A segment of the Candidatus Brevundimonas phytovorans genome:
GTCATAGAGGATGCCCTTGAACGGGCGCATCCGCGTCGGCTGCTCGTCGCCGTCGAAGTTGGCGGGCAGTTCGGCGGGGCGCAGGGCGCGGTCGGCGGTGATGGCGGCGCGCAGGTCTGTCGACTTGTCGGCCAGAACCTTCAGCGCTTCTTCCAGGAAGACATAGGCGCCCAGAACCCGCTGCTCGTGCGGCTTCAGGCTGTGGTTCTCGATCAGGATAGTCGGGACGTGGGCCGCCGAGCCCCAGCCGTTGGAATAGCGCTCGCCCAGACCGCCGTCGTTCATGCCCTTCTTGGGATCGCGGTCGTCGATGGCGAAGACCAGTTCGCCGGGGATGTGGCCTTGCGCCTCCAGGGCGGCGTTCATCTCGGGCTTGAAGGCGTCGTCCAGCCATTTCGCGATGGCCGGGCTGCGGCTCCAGACTCCGCCCTCGCCGTTGTAGCCATAGGTGACATCGTACTGATAATCGATGCCGTCGGTGACGTGGATGTCGACGTAGAGGTCGGGATTATACTTGTGGATCAGGCCCATGACGGCCTGCATCTCGGCCTGATCCAGCTTCATGAAGTCGCGGTTCAGGTTCTGGTTGGTCGCCGTGTGACGCCAGCCCTGATTGCGCGGTCCGCGCTGGTTGGGCCGGGAATAGGGGCTGGTCCGCTCGTGCCCGTCCACGCTGAGGATCGGGATCAGGATCAGGTTGGCGCGGTCCAGCAAGCTGTCCTTGCCGTAGAAGGCCATGTCGCGCAGCAGCATCATGCCCGCGTCCTTGCCGTCGATCTCGCCCGGGTGGATGCCCGCCTGGGCCAGCAGGACGGGCTTGGACGGGTCCAGGGTGGCGCCGTCCTTCGACGCGATCACCGCATAGAGGGGCCGCCCCTCCGGCGAGACGCCGAACGGCTCGATGCGGATCAGGTCCGAGGCCGCGTCCAGCCGGTCGAACCAGGCGCGCGTGTCGGCGTAGGAGGGCGAGAAGTCATGCGCCGCATCGGCCTCGAAGGCCGTGACCCAGGGGTCGGAGGCGTCGCGCAGCAGGGCCTTGGACGCGCCATTCCACGTCGGCGCGGGGGGCAGGAAGGCCTGATCCCATGCCGCTGTCTTGGGGGCGGTGTTCGGAACGGAAGGGGTCTGGGACATGGCGGGGCTCACGCAGGCGACAAGGGCGGCGACGGCCGCCACAAGGAGATAATCAGGGCGCATGGCGCTTCGTGGGCTGATCGTCATCGTCTGGCAAGCCTCGGGGCGGGGGGGCAGGTCTGTGGCAAGGGTTCAGCCCGCGCCCGTCATGGGCGGCCAGCCGCCCGCCGCCGCCAGCGCCGCCGCTGACCGGGCCATCTGCCACAGGCTGTAAAGCAGGACGACGGCCAGGGCGCCGACCGCCACGCGCCGCCAGGGCGCAAAGGCCGCCGTCGCCGTGCCGATCACGAAGACGGCCACCCCGACCCACAGGGTCACGGAGCTCGCCAGCCGGGCGAACCCCGGGTCCGCCTGGCCCAGGATGACGACCATGACCGCGACGATCAGATTGGCGGTCAGGATGCAGCCGAACACCAGACGTCGATGGGCCCAGAAATGGGCGTCCATGTCGACACGCTCATGGGTCCCCTCGGCGGAGACCCGCGGGAAGGTGACGCTGGCCGCCACATAGAAGGTCGCGGCGATCATCAGGCTGACCAGCAGCAGGAAGGTGTTGAACGGCGCCCCGCGAAAGATGATCCAGGCCTGGTTCCAGAAGGTGGCGATGTCGATGGCCACGAACAGGGCCAGGGCCGGCGTCAGCCAGCCGAAGCGGATCCGCTCGCGCTCATGCAGCACCCGCGCGAAGCCGCCGACCAGTTCGGCCACCGACAGACCCAGCAGCAGGCCATAGAAGCTGAAGAAGAACTCGAACGCGCTCAAGGCAGCCCCCCGACCAAGACGGCGGTCAAGCTAGACCGTTCCTCGCCCCCGCGCCAGTCGGGGGCGAAGAGGGGCGGGGCCTAGAATTCTTCCCAGCCGTCGGTCGAGGCCGCCGGGGCGGCGGACAGGCCGCGTCCGCCGACGCTTTTCAGGGCGATGACCGTGCGGGGCGAATTGGAGGTGGGACGCATGGGCGTCGGACGCGCCGCTCCGGCCTCGGCGTGGGTGCGGAAGCGGCCCATCAGGTCGGCCAGGCTGGTGGTTTCCTGCGCCAGCGAGTGAGCGGCTGCGGTGGATTCCTCGACCATGGCGGCGTTTTGCTGGGTCATCTGATCCATCTGGCTGACCGCCACATTGATCTCGCCCAGACCGCTGGACTGTTCTCTGGCCGAGGCGGCGATATTGGCCACCAGGCCGCTGATCTGGGCCACCTCGTCGATGATGCGGTTCAGGGCCTGGCCGGTGTCGTCGACCAGGCGGACGCCCTGATTGACCCGCTCGGTGCTGGAGCTGATCAGAACCTTGATCTCCTTGGCCGCCTCGGCCGAGCGCTGGGCCAGGGCCCGCACTTCGGAGGCCACGACGGCGAAGCCGCGACCTGCGTCGCCCGCGCGCGCCGCCTCGACCCCGGCGTTCAGGGCCAGCAGGTTGGTCTGGAAGGCGATCTCGTCGATGACGCCGGTGATCTGGGCGATCTGTTGGGCCGAAGTTTCGATTTCGCGCATGGCCGTCACCGTCTGATCGACCACGTCGCCGCTGCGGCGGGCGCTGTGGCGGGTCGCCTCGACGATGTCGCGGGCGCGGTCGGCGCCGTCCGAGGCCTGGCGCACGGTGGCCGTGACCTGTTCCA
Coding sequences within it:
- a CDS encoding M14 family metallopeptidase gives rise to the protein MRPDYLLVAAVAALVACVSPAMSQTPSVPNTAPKTAAWDQAFLPPAPTWNGASKALLRDASDPWVTAFEADAAHDFSPSYADTRAWFDRLDAASDLIRIEPFGVSPEGRPLYAVIASKDGATLDPSKPVLLAQAGIHPGEIDGKDAGMMLLRDMAFYGKDSLLDRANLILIPILSVDGHERTSPYSRPNQRGPRNQGWRHTATNQNLNRDFMKLDQAEMQAVMGLIHKYNPDLYVDIHVTDGIDYQYDVTYGYNGEGGVWSRSPAIAKWLDDAFKPEMNAALEAQGHIPGELVFAIDDRDPKKGMNDGGLGERYSNGWGSAAHVPTILIENHSLKPHEQRVLGAYVFLEEALKVLADKSTDLRAAITADRALRPAELPANFDGDEQPTRMRPFKGILYDTYDSVASGRPELRWLGQPDPELWQVPYFGSHPTLTLKRPTAYWVPSYRADLIERLKMHGVQMETLAAPRTVAVDMLRLIDPKVSARTNEGHVPITVSEVHAEAKDWTFPVGSVRVPTDQPMGDLAILLLEPQSSESFFAWGMFPEVLNRVEYIEAYAIAPLAEKMLAADPALKAEFEAKLAAEPAFAADGDARLAWFYERTPFYDQRFRLYPVGREN